The following nucleotide sequence is from Candidatus Methylomirabilota bacterium.
GCGCTTCGAGCTTCTTCTTGATTTCTTCGGCTTCCTGCTTGGACACGCCTTCCTTCACGGTGCCGGGCGCGCCTTCCACCAGGTCCTTGGCCTCCTTCAGGCCCAGGCTGGTGATCGCCCGGATCTCTTTGATGACTTGGATCTTCTTCTCACCGCCGCTCTTCAGGATGACGGTGAACTCGGTCTGCTCTTCAGCCGCAGGCGCCGCCGCGCCGCCCGCCGCGCCGGCGGCGCCGGCCGCGGGTGCTGCCGCCGCGGGCGCGGTGATCGTGACGCCGAACTTCTCCTTGAACGCCTCGA
It contains:
- the rplL gene encoding 50S ribosomal protein L7/L12; the encoded protein is MATQTSLSKGDILEAIGNMTVFELAELIEAFKEKFGVTITAPAAAAPAAGAAGAAGGAAAPAAEEQTEFTVILKSGGEKKIQVIKEIRAITSLGLKEAKDLVEGAPGTVKEGVSKQEAEEIKKKLEAQGAAVELK